The Triticum aestivum cultivar Chinese Spring chromosome 7B, IWGSC CS RefSeq v2.1, whole genome shotgun sequence genome window below encodes:
- the LOC123157659 gene encoding glutamate receptor 2.8, whose product MHGFFLKWTSDTFSSQPSNNTLILTRKKKHIDSHSNSLNLIDAFERTEKLKRCADDLINNARVQAIIWVPQTSTEIDFLSYLGRRHRIPVLSFSGISPTSCAFWLEDPATASRGHSKIGFTLDNDTITFLTPKTGRRNDRKLQTGKARMNCRSHNKTLLRIAVPQKEGFEDFVHVADPNTSYQKVTGYSIDIFEAAMKQLRRPPRYEFYVFHGSYDALVGNVSSGVYDAAVGDVSITPDRAADTDFTMPYTQSGVFMLVLAEDEPETVEWKFVKPLSSALWFTTVGFFFYTGFVVWMIERSRNQEYQGSNLRQFSTASYFAFSTLTFSHAQTIRSPLSKIVVVVWCFVVLIVVQSYTASLSAILTAKSRRPSVTDLNQLQLRNGSVGHQEGSFLRSILIKNYYFDKDRLQSYIKKEDYADALRNGSVSAIVDELPFLTSFFSDPRNKEDFRMVNLMYMTPGFGFAFCLGSPLVHDLSTAILNITGGDEGLRIQRKWLGADPQSSSVGDGSSDPDSTQISLPSVAGAFVITGVISTLMLLVSIGRLVHASRTSGRVADVESFNGGGGDNVGQDSLQLENGNIGHDSAASDQPLCETANSESHWRFENAGGQEACPMQQNGMHSGSAAAESIQIEMRTA is encoded by the exons ATGCATGGATTTTTTTTGAAGTGGACAAGTGACACATTTTCCTCCCAACCATCCAACAACACATTGAttctcacccgcaaaaaaaagcaCATTGATTCTCACAGTAATTCTTTAAATTTGATAGATGCTTTTGAAAGAACAGAAAAGCTCAAAAGGTGTG CCGATGATCTTATCAATAATGCCCGAGTGCAGGCCATCATTTGGGTTCCTCAAACATCGACAGAAATAGATTTCCTCTCCTACCTGGGCCGCCGCCACCGCATTCCGGTTCTCTCTTTCTCCGGCATTTCCCCAACATCCTGCGCCTTCTGGCTAGAAGATCCTGCAACAGCTTCTAGGGGTCACAGCAAGATCGGCTTTACACTTGACAATGACACTATAACATTTCTTACTCCAAAAACTGGTAGACGAAATGACAGGAAATTACAGACAGGAAAAGCAAGGATGAACTGCAGAAGCCATAATAAGACGTTGCTCAGGATTGCGGTGCCGCAGaaagaaggttttgaagattttgTGCATGTTGCCGATCCGAATACCAGTTACCAAAAGGTCACTGGCTACAGCATTGATATCTTCGAAGCCGCTATGAAGCAGCTACGTCGTCCACCACGCTATGAGTTTTATGTCTTCCATGGTTCCTACGATGCGCTAGTAGGCAACGTGTCTTCAGGG GTGTATGATGCAGCAGTTGGTGATGTTAGCATAACTCCTGATCGAGCTGCTGACACAGATTTTACAATGCCATACACACAATCTGGAGTGTTTATGCTTGTGCTCGCTGAGGACGAGCCAGAAACAGTTGAGTGGAAATTTGTGAAGCCACTGAGTTCGGCACTTTGGTTTACAACTGTGGGCTTCTTCTTCTATACTGGCTTTGTTGTGTGGATGATTGAGCGCTCCAGAAATCAAGAGTACCAGGGATCAAATTTGAGACAGTTCAGCACCGCTTCTTACTTCGCTTTCTCTACTTTGACATTTTCACATG CTCAGACTATTAGAAGCCCCTTGTCAAAAATTGTTGTGGTGGTATGGTGCTTTGTGGTTCTGATTGTAGTGCAGAGTTACACAGCAAGCTTGTCAGCCATACTAACCGCAAAGAGCCGCCGGCCTTCAGTGACAGATCTGAACCAGCTCCAGCTCAGGAATGGCTCTGTTGGACACCAAGAGGGGTCATTTCTGCGGTCCATCTTGATAAAAAATTATTATTTCGACAAAGATAGGCTACAGAGCTACATAAAGAAAGAGGACTATGCTGATGCTTTGAGAAATGGATCGGTATCAGCTATCGTTGATGAGCTTCCCTTCTTGACATCATTCTTCTCTGATCCTCGGAATAAGGAAGACTTTAGGATGGTTAATCTCATGTACATGACTCCTGGATTTGGTTTT GCATTCTGTCTAGGTTCGCCGCTCGTGCATGATCTTTCTACTGCCATCTTGAACATAACTGGAGGCGACGAGGGATTGAGGATTCAACGAAAATGGTTAGGCGCAGATCCACAGTCGTCATCGGTGGGTGATGGCAGCTCCGACCCTGATTCCACGCAAATCAGTTTGCCAAGCGTCGCTGGTGCGTTCGTCATCACCGGAGTTATTTCGACTCTCATGCTGCTGGTAAGCATTGGGAGGCTGGTTCATGCCAGCCGTACCAGTGGGAGAGTAGCTGATGTGGAAAGTTTCAATGGTGGTGGTGGTGACAACGTCGGCCAAGATTCTCTTCAATTGGAGAATGGCAACATAGGCCACGATTCTGCTGCCTCGGATCAACCCCTCTGTGAAACCGCGAACAGCGAGTCCCATTGGCGCTTTGAGAATGCTGGTGGCCAAGAGGCTTGTCCAATGCAGCAGAATGGCATGCACAGCGGCTCTGCGGCTGCAGAATCCATCCAGATTGAGATGAGAACTGCCTGA